GCCCGGTCGGCCGGCTCGACCGGATCATGGTGTCGCGCGAACTGACCGTCGCCGAGTGCGGCGTCCACACCAGCGCCGCCGCGCGCAAGACGTCCGATCATCTGCCCATCTGGGCGACGCTGGCGCTCGCATGAGCGCGGCGGCCCGACGCTGATGCGCGAAAAGGAGCTGCGCCTCGCGCTCGTCTGCTACGGCGGCATCAGCCTTGCGGTCTACATGCACGGCATCACCAAGGAGGTGTGGCGCGTCGTCCGGGCCAGCCGCGCCAGCCACGACGGGACGCAGCCGGATGCAGGCAGCGAGCGCGTCTACGCCGCACTGATCGAGGAGATCGAGGCAACGGCCGGCATGAAGCTGCGCGTCCTTGCCGATATCGTCGCGGGCGCGTCGGCGGGCGGTATCAACGGCATCTTCCTCGCCCAGGCGATCACCACGGGGCAAAGCCTGGAGCCGCTGACCAACCTGTGGCTGACCTCCGCCGACGTCGAGGCGCTGATCGACCCGCAAGCCGCACCCGCCACGCGCTTTTCGAAGATGTGGGCGCTGCCCATCGCCTGGATGGCGGCGGGACGCAGTGCGGACAAGGTCGCCGCGCTTGACGAGGCGACACGCGAGGAGGTGCGCAGCAAGCTATCGCATTTCGTCCGGTCGCGCTGGTTCGAACCGCCGTTCGGGGGGGCGACGTTTACCGGCATGCTGCTCGACGCGTTCGACGCCATGGCGGCGACGCCGCGCGGCCCCCGTCTGCTTCCCGATGGCCAGCCGCTCGACCTGTTCGTCACCGTTACCGATTTCACCGGCCATCCCGAACGGCTGTCGCTCAATTCGCCGCCGGAGGTGCTGGAAACCGAACACCGCATCGTCATCGGCTTTTCGGATCACGGCGTGCCGGGGGCCGCACTGGCGGCGATCCCCGATCTCGCCTTCGCGGCGCGCGCGACGTCGAGCTTCCCCGGCGCGTTCCCGCCGTTCACCGTCGCCGAGCTCGATGGCGTTCTCGCGGAACGCGGCCTTGCCTGGCCCGAGCGCAACGCCTTCCTGAAGCGCGCCCTGCCCCGCCATTTCGCGGCGCGGCAGGCCGAAAAGGCAGTGCTGATCGACGGATCGGTGCTGGCCAACGCCCCCTTCCGCCCCGCCATCGACGCGTTGAAGGAACGCCCCGCGCGGCGGGAGATAGACCGTCGCTTCGTCTACATAGACCCATCGCCCGGGATCAAGATCCGCCTCGGCTCGGGTGGTGGTGATCCCGGTTTCTTCCAGACCATACTCGGCGCGCTCAGCGACCTGCCGCGTCAGCAGCCGATCCGCGACAACCTCGAGGCCATCGCGGCGCGATCGGCGCGGATCGACCGGATGCGCGGCATCGTCACCGCGTTGCGCCCCGCCGTGGAGGAAGAGATTGGCGCACTGTTCGGCCATACCTTCTTCCTCGACAGCCCGACGGCGGCGCGCCTCGTCGCGTGGCGTCGCCGCGCGCAGACCGCCGCGGCGACCCGCGCGGGCTATGGCTATGCCGCCTACGGCCATCTGAAGCTTGCCGGCGTCATCGATACGATTACCGCGCTGCTCTATCATGTCGGCGGCGAGCCGGGGCAGCACCGATGGCGCCGGTTGAAGGCCGCGATCGAGTCGGCGATCGCGGCGCGCGGCTTCGGCGAGGTCGGCCCGACCTTCACCGGCAAGGAAAGCGCGGCGACGATCGACTTCCTGCGCACCTACGACATCGGCTTCCGCATCCGCCGCCTGCGCCTGATGGCGCGGCGCCTGACCGAGGTCGAGGCGGAGGGCGCGGATGTCGAGCCGATCCGCGACGCCATCTACGATTCGCTCGCGCTCTACCTGCAACGCCAGCGCGCCGACGATCATCCGCATCTGAAGGATCAGGTCCGCAGCCTGCGCGGTGGGGATGCCGTGCCCCTGCTCGATGCATTGGCGGCGGCACTCGACCTTACCCGCCTCGACGCCGAAACCGACGCCCGCCTCGCCAGCGCCCTCAACGCGCTCGACAAGGCGCCGCGCCGCGCGCTGCTGCTCGCCTATCTGGGCTTCCCCTATTACGACACCGCGACGCTGCCGCTGCTGCAGGGCGAGGGGCTCGACGAATTCGACCCGATCAAGGTCGACCGGATCGCCCCCGACGATGCGACCGCGATCCGCAGCGGCGGCGCGGAGGCGACGCTGAAGGGCATCCAGTTCAACAGCTTCGGCGCGTTCTTCAGCCGCGCGTACCGCGAGAACGACTATCTATGGGGCCGCCTGCACGGCGCCGAGCGGATGATCGACATCTGCGTGTCCACCCTGCCCGCGTCGGTGCGCATGCGCGCGGGCCGCGTCGCCGCGATCAAGCGCGCCGCCTTCCACGCGATCCTCGATGAAGAGGAACCGCGGCTCACCGCCATTCCCGCATTGATCGCCAGCCTGCGCCGCGAAATCGGCTAGGGACGCGATCGGGCGGCGGACGACGCCGACGGGCTGGCCATCGCGCGATGCAGCCGCTAGCGTTCGGACCGCCCCTGGGAGTTCCGCATGCAGTTCCTCAAGATCCTGTTCTGGTTCCTGCTCGCCTTCGTCGCGGCGCTGTTCACCTACGGCAACTGGACCAGCATCCAGATCAACCTGTGGGGCGGGTTGATCGCCGACGTGAACCTGCCGCTGCTGCTGCTCGTCACCTTCCTCCTCGGTTTCCTGCCGACCTACCTTTATCTGGGCGCGGTACGCTGGCGACTGCGTCAGCGGCTGACCAACAGCGAGCGGATGCTGGCGGACATGCGCGCGATGCCTCCTTCCGCCGCATCGTCGCTGGCGATCCCGCCGGCGGGCGATGCCGATCGGATCGACGCCGCCGTCGCCGCGGAGGGGCGCCTGCTGTGAGCCCGATCTACGTCGCGATCGACACGCCCGACCTCGCCCGCGCCAAGGCATTGGCGAGCCGGGTCCGCCATCACGTTGGCGGCATCAAGCTCGGCCTCGAATTCTTTTGCGCGCACGGCCAGGCGGGGGTGCGCGAAATGGAGGCGCTCGGCCTGCCCGTTTTCCTCGATCTCAAACTCCACGACATCCCCAATACGGTCGCCAAGGCGGTGATGGCGCTGAGCCCGCTCGCCCCGGCGATCCTGACCGTCCACGCTGCCGGCGGCCGTGCGATGCTCGAGGATGCGAAAGCCGCCGCGCCGCCGCAGACCAAGGTCGTCGCGGTGACAATGCTGACCAGCCTCGACAACGACGACCTCGCCGCGACCGGCGTCGCGGGCAGCCCGCACGACCATGTCCTGCGCCTGGCGGAGCTGGCGCACGCCGCCGGGATCGACGGCATCGTCTGTTCGGGCGCGGAGGTCGCCGCGGCCAAGGCGGCGTGGCCCAAGGGATTCTTCGTCGTGCCCGGCGTCCGACCCGCGGATGGCGTGGTGGGTGACCAGAAGCGGGTGGTCACGCCGCGCGCCGCACTGGATGCGGGCGCGTCGGTGCTGGTGGTCGGCCGTCCGATCACCCAGGCCGAGGACCCGGACGCTGCCGCGCGGGCGATCGGCGCGACCCTATGACCGTTCGACTGTGAGCGCCCGGCGATGAGCGACGCCGCGCCGCGATCGGGTGGCTGCCATTGCGGCGCGATCCGCTTCACGGTGCGCTTGTCGGGCGGTTTCGACGCCGCGCGGCGGTGCGATTGCAGCTATTGCCGGATGCGCGGCGCGGTCGCGCTGACCGCCCGTGTCGGTGACCTCGCCATCCTGTCCGGTGCGGACCGGCTGTCGACCTACCGCTTCAACACCGGTGCGGCGGAACATCATTTCTGCTCCGTTTGCGGCATCTATACGCATCATCGCCGACGTTCGAACGGCGACGAATATGGCGTCAACGCCGCCTGCCTCGACGGCGTCAGCCCGTTCGATTTTCCGGAGATTCCGGTCAACGACGGCGTGCATCATCCATCCGACGGTGGCAGCAACCGGATCGTCGGCGTCCTGCGCTTCGTACCAGCGGCCTGATCGGCGATGGCGTTGATCCGCCCCTTCCTGCCCGCACGCGACTTCGCGCTGTCCCAGGCATTTTACGAAGCGATCGGGTTCACCCGCCTTTACGCCGACGATGGTGTCGCGATCTTCGAATATGACGGCGCGGGCTTTCTGCTCCAGAATTACTATCAGGCCGAATGGGCCGGCAATTCGATGCACCAGCTGTTCGTCACCGACCTCGACGACTGGTGGCGCCGGACAGAGACGCTGGCGCAGCGGTTCGGCGTGCGTGCGCCCCAGGCGCCCGAAATGAAGCCCTGGGGCATTCGCGTCGGCATGCTGGTCGATCCGGCGGGCGTGCTGTGGCACGTCTGCGAAGAACCGGATGCCTGACGGCGGGCCGCTTCCCTCCGCACCCGATCCGGCTATAGCCGGGGCCATGCCGATCCTCACCAAAATCTGCGGCCTGTCGACGCCTGCGACGCTCGATGCGGCGATCGGCGGCGGCGCGAGCCACGTCGGCTTCGTCTTCTTCGCGCCCTCGCCGCGCGACCTGCCGTTCGATCGCGCGGCCGGGCTCGCCACCCGTGTGCCGGATCGCGTGCTGCGGGTCGGTGTGTTCGTCGACCCCGACGACGACCTGCTCGATGGCGCGGTCGGCGCTGGCCGCCTCGGCGCGATCCAGTTGCACAAGACCGCCCCCGACCGCGTCGCCGCGATCCGGACGCGCTTTCGACGCGAGACCTGGGCGGCCGTCGCGGTGAAGACGCGCGCCGATCTAGAGACGGCGCGACGCTTTGTAGGTGCGGCGGATCGCATCCTCTATGACGCCAAGACCCCGGACAGCGCAGCACTGCCCGGCGGGATGGGCGTGCGCTTCGACTGGGACCTGCTCGATGGCTTCGCGCACCCGTTGCCCTGGGCCTTGTCCGGCGGCCTTGATCCCGCCAACGTGGCCGAGGCGATCGGTCGCACGCGCGCGCCGATGGTCGACGTTTCGTCCGGCGTCGAATCCGCGCCGGGGGTCAAGGATGTGGACAAGATCGCCGCCTTCCTTAAAGCGGCGCAGCTATGAACGCTCCGAACAGTTTCCGTACCCAGCCTCCCGCGGGAGCGAACAGCTTCCGTCAGCAACCGGACTCGCGCGGTCATTTCGGCGCCTTCGGTGGACGGTATGTCGCCGAAACGCTGATGCCGCTGATCCTCGACCTCGACCGCGAATATAAGCGGGCGAAGGCCGACCCGGCATTCCGCGCGCAGTTCGACGACCTGCTCGAACATTATGTCGGCCGGCCGAGCCCGCTCTACCACGCCGAACGGCTGACCGACGCGCTGCGCGAGAGCGCGGCGGACGACATGGGGGCGGAGGTCTGGTTCAAGCGCGACGAGCTCAACCACACCGGCGCGCACAAGATCAACAATTGCATCGGCCAGATCCTCCTCGCAATCCGCATGGGCAAGACGCGGATCATCGCGGAAACGGGCGCGGGCCAGCATGGCGTCGCCACTGCCGCCGTCTGCGCGCGTTTCGGCCTGCCCTGCGTCATCTACATGGGCGCCAAGGACGTCGAGCGGCAACAGCCCAACGTGTTCCGCATGAAGCTGCTCGGCGCGGAGGTCCGCCCGGTCACCAGCGGCGCGGCGACGCTGTCGGACGCGATGAACGAAGGCCTGCGCGACTGGGTCGCCAACGTCGACGACACCTTCTACATCATCGGCACCGCGGCGGGTCCGCATCCCTATCCCGAACTCGTCCGCGACTTCCAGAGCGTGATCGGACGCGAGGCGCGCGCGCAGATGCTCAGCCGCACCGGCCGCCTGCCCGACCTGCTCGTCGCGGCGATCGGCGGCGGGTCGAATGCGATCGGCCTGTTCCACCCGTTCCTGGACGACCCCGAGGTCGCGATGCTCGGCGTCGAGGCAGCGGGCCATGGCCTTGGCGGCAGCGAGCATGCCGCCAGCCTCGCCGGTGGTTTCCCGGGGGTGCTCCATGGCAACAAGACCTATCTGCTGCAGGACGAGGACGGCCAGATCGCGGAAGGTCATTCGATCTCCGCCGGGCTCGATTATCCCGGCATCGGTCCGGAACATGCCTGGCTGCGCGATATCGGCCGCGTCGAATATGACAGCGCCACCGATGCCGAGGCGCTCGACGCGTTCCAGCTGCTCTGCCGGACGGAGGGCATCATCCCCGCGCTCGAGCCGAGCCATGCGATCGCCGCGGTCACGCGCCGCGCCCGCACGATGTCCCGCGACGCGCGCATCCTCGTCAACCTGTGCGGCCGCGGCGACAAGGACATCTTCACCGTCGCCAGCGCGCTGGGCGTGGCGATATGAACCGCCTCGCCGCTGCCTTCGCGAAGGATCATCCTGCGCTGGTGACGTTCGTCACCGCGGGCGATCCGACGCCGGGTGCGACGCCTGCGATCCTCGACGCGCTCGTCGCAGGCGGTGCGGACGTGATCGAACTGGGCATGCCCTTCACCGATCCGATGGCCGACGGCCCCGCAATCCAGGCGGCGAACGTGCGCAGCCTCGCGGCGGGTACGCGCACCGCGGACATCCTGCGCATCGCGGCCGATTTCCGTGCGCGCCATCCCGACGTGCCGCTCGTCCTGATGGGCTATGCCAATCCGATGCTGCGCCGCGGGTCGGACTGGTTCGCGAGGGCTGCCGCCGATGCGGGCGTCGACGGCGTCATCTGCGTCGACGTGCCGCCCGAGGAGGACGATGCGCTCGGCCCTGACCTGCGCGCCGCCGGCATCGCGCCGATCCGCCTCGCCACCCCCACCACCGATGCCGCGCGCCTGCCGCAGGTGCTGGATGGCGCGTCGGGCTTCGTCTATTACGTCTCGGTCGCGGGCATTACCGGCCTGCAACAGGCGGCGCAGGCGTCGATCGACGATGCGGTCGCGCGGCTGAAGGCGGCGACCGACCTGCCGATCGCGGTCGGCTTCGGCGTGCGGACCCCGGAACAGGCGTCGGCGATCGCGGCCCGCGCGGACGGGGTCGTCGTCGGCTCCGCGATCGTCGAGATCGTCGCGCAGCACGGTGCAGATGCACCCGCCGCCGTCACCGCCTATATCCAATCGCTCGCGGCCGCCGTTCGCGCCGCCAGAAAGGCTTGAGACCATGAGCTGGATCACCAGCGTCCGTAACGCCCTGTCGCGCGTGACCACGCGCGAAACGTCGGAGGAGAATCTCTGGCACAAGTGCAAGGGCTGCGGCCAGATGATCTTCACCAAGGAGCTGGAAGAGAATCTCTCCGTCTGCCCACGGTGCGACCATCACGAGCGGATCGGACCGAAAGAGCGTTTCCGCCACATCCTCGACGAGGGCAGCTGCAGCGAACTGCCCGCGCCCAAGGTGCCCGAGGATCCGCTCAAGTTCCGCGACTCCAAGCCCTATGCCGCGCGCCTCAAGGCGGCGCGCGCATCGGCGCAGGAGCAGGATGCGCTGATCAACGCGCGCGGCACGATCCATGGCCACCGCGTGGTGATGGGCGTGCAGGACTTCGCCTTCATGGGCGGGTCGATGGGCCTCGCCGTGGGCGAAGCGTTCGTGCGCGGCGTCGAGGCGGCGATCGCGGACAATGCGCCCTACCTCATCTTCACCGCGGCCGGCGGCGCGCGGATGCAGGAGGGTATCCTCAGCCTGATGCAGATGCCGCGCAGCACCGTTGCGATCCAGATGCTGCACGATGCGGGGCTGCCCTATATCGTGGTGCTGACCGACCCGACCACCGGCGGCGTCACCGCCAGCTATGCGATGCTGGGCGACGTCCAGATCGCCGAGCCCAATGCGCTGATCGGCTTCGCGGGCGCGCGCGTCATCGAAAGCACGATCCGCGAGAAATTGCCCGAGGGCTTCCAGCGCGCCGAATATCTGCTCGACCACGGCATGCTCGACATGGTCGTCCATCGCCGCGACCTGCGTGAGCGGCTGGCGACGGTCATCGGTTATCTGACGCCCAGCGCAAGGGCCGCCTGAAGCCAGGATTTCCGCCCGGAAGCACATGGCGATGCCCGATCACGCGACATCCAACGATCCCGCCGTGCAGGCGCAGCTCGACCGTCTGTCGTTGCTTTCACCGGGCGCCGACGTGCTCGGCCTCGACCGGATCGCACGCCTGCTGGCGCGGCTCGGCGATCCGCACCGGGCGATGCCACCGGTCTTCCATGTCGCAGGCACGAACGGCAAGGGATCGACCTGCGCCTTCCTGCGCGCCGCGATCGAGGCGACGGGATGCGATGTCCACGTCTTCTCCAGCCCGCACCTCGTCCACTTCAACGAACGTATCCGCGTCGCCGGCCGGCTGATCGACGACGCGAGCCTCGCCGCCCTGCTCGCCGAGGTACTCGATCATGCCGAGGGCATCGCGCCCAGCTTCTTCGAGGTGACGACGGCCGCCGCCTTCCTCGCCTTCGCGCGGACGCCGGCCGCGGCAACGATCGTGGAGGTCGGCCTCGGCGGGCGGCTCGATGCGACGAACGTCGTCGATCGCCCCGCGGTCACCGGCATCGCCGCGCTCGGCCTCGACCACCAGGCGTTCCTGGGCGACCGGCTGACGGACATCGCCACCGAAAAGGCGGGCATTGCCAAATCGGGCGTGCCGATAATCACGATGAACTATCCGCGTGCGGCGCGGGACCGCGTCGCGGCGGTCGCAGAGGCGGCCGGCGCGCCAGTGTTCGCGCGCAACCGGCAATGGTGGAGCGAGAGCGGACGCACGACGATGCGCTATCGCGACGCGGGCTTCGCGCTGTCCGCCCCCCGGCCAAGGCTGGTCGGACCGCATCAATCACACAATTTCGCGCTGGCGATCGCCATGCTGCGCCATCAAGCCGCGGTGCATGTGCCCGAAGCCGCGATGCGCGCCGCCGCGCAATGGGCGCAATGGCCCGCCCGCATGCAGCGGATGGGCAAAGGACCGCTGCGCGACCGCCTGTCGCCGGGAAGCGAGTTGTGGCTCGACGGCGCGCACAATCCGTCGGCGGCGCAGCCCGTCGCGCGCGCCTTGCGCAGCCTGGCAAAGGGGCGACCCGTCGTTCTCGTCGTCGGGATGCTCGCCAACAAGGATGCCGAGGGCGTGCTGCGGCTGCTCGCACCCACCCTGTCGCGGGCGATCGCAGTGCCCGTGGAAGGCCACGACAGCCACGCGCCCGCGCAGCTGGCTTCGCTCGCCGAGGATTTCGGCGTTGCCGCGTCGGTTGCGCCGGACCTGGCGTCGGCGCTCGAGCTGGTCGCGGGCGATGCGGTGGTACTGATCGCCGGGTCGCTGTACCTCGCCGGCGAAGCGCTCCATCTGAACGACGAAGCACCGGACTGACAATAAAATCTGCGATTGACTTGCAATAGCGCATGTTCGAATTTGCGACTCGTTCTCAGGAGTCGCTGACGATGACCGCTGCCGCCACCACGCTCACCCCGCTTCCCTATGCGATCCCCGTCTGTCCCAATGCACGGATCGCGCTGTTCGCGGTGCGGCGCATGGGCGCGCACGGGCTCGCCGACGCGCGTGCCGCGCATATCCTGTTCACCAGCTTCGGCGAAGGATTCCGCCGGCCGTTGATGCTGTTGCGCGCGTTGATGGCGGATCTGGCGGCGACGGCGGGCGAGACGATCGCGATCGCGCCCTGCTGCTGCGCGCGGATGACCGCGGCGGAACGCGCGCTCATCACCGTTCTCGCGCGGGTCGAGACGCTGCCCGACAGCGCGCGTTATCTGCTTGGCGACCTGCTCGCCGTCCGCCGTGTCGACGGCGCGCTCGCCAGCGCCGCGGCGGTCGCCGCGAGCTTCGCGGACGAAGGCCGGCCGATCTGCGCCTAGCGCACATCCCCCTCGCCCGCGGTGCCCGCGCTGCCGATCGATCGATCGACCAGTCCCGACCGGCTCATCCACCAGAACAAGGCGACGCCAGGCAATGCAGCGAGCGTAGTGAGCAGGTAGAAATTGACATATCCCATCGCCTCGATCAGCGCCCCCGCCGTCGTCCCCGTGACGATCCGGCCGAGAATGCTCGCCGCCGCGGAGATCAGCGCGAATTGCGCCGCGGTGAAGCGCAGGTCGCACAGCGCAGAGAAATAGGCGATCACCACCACGCCGCCGAAGCCGCTGGCGATATTCTCAAACCCGATCGCGCCCGCCATGCCGAGGTTCGAATGTCCCGCCGCCGCGAGCCCCGCGAAGCTGAGGTTGGACACCGCCATCAGCACCAGCGCGAGCAGCACGGACCGCTTCATCCCCATCCGTGCGTAGAGGATGCCGCCGATGAATATCCCGACCAGATAGGCGAGGAAGCCGATGAACACGTCGTAAAAGGCGATCTCGTCGCCGGTGAACTTCAGATCGGCGAACAGCAGGCGAAACGTCAGGTTGGCGAGCGTGTCGCCGACCTTGTGGATCAGGATGAAGGCGAGGACGAGGATCGCGCCCGGCCGCGCGAAGAATTGCACGAACGGCCCCCAGACCGCGCGCACCGCCTCGCCCAGCCCGCGCTTTTCCTGCGGTTCGCGATGCCGCGGCGGCTCGCCGAGCCACAGGCCGGTGACCATCGCGGGCAGCGCCAGCGCAGCACATGCCATGTAAGCGGCGGACCAGCCCATCCGGTCCGCGACGACGAGCGCGATCGCGCCGGCGCCCGCCGATCCGATCCGCCAGCCATATTGGCTCATCCCCGATCCGACGCCGAGTTGCCGCGGTTCGAGAATTTCGATGCGATAGGCGTCGATGACGATGTCGAATGTCGCACCCGCTGCACCGACCAGGATCGCGGCGAGCGCCGCCGCCGCGATATCCGCCTTGGGGTCGACCAGCGCGAGATGGACGACCGCCGCGATCACCAGCATGCCCGCGACGATCAGCCAGGACACCCGCTGCCCCAGCCGGCCGAGCACCGGCAGGCGCACGCCATCGACGATCCACGCCCACAGGAATTTCAGATTGTAGACTAGGAAGGCGAGGCTGAACGCGGTCACCGTCTTCTTGTCGATGCCGTCCTGCGCCAGCCGCGTCGTCAGCGTCGCGCCGATCATCGCATAGGGAAAGCCGGACGATATGCCGAGCAGGAAGGCGGCGATCGGCGCGCGCTCCGCATAGGGCCTGACGCCGTCCCACCACGTCCGCTGCCGCGTATCGTCCATATCCGCGCATCCCGCCCCGAAACCGAAGCAGCGACATAGTGCGGAGCGGCATGCGAAGTCCATGCGCCGCCGTGGCCGGGCGGCGCAATGCGTGGTCAGGACGTCGCCTGTGCCGCCGCGAACAGGCGAAGGCCGCTTGGCATCTTGCGAACCCGTCTGCCCGACAGATGCGCGTCGAGCACATCGAGCGCGCCGAGCAGATCACGCTGCGCATAGGGTTTGGGAAGACAACCGGCGGCGAAATCGATCGCTTCCACCGGGCAATTGCCGGTGACGAACAGCACGGGCACACCCGCCTCGCGCGCCGCCCGCGCAACGTCGATCCCCGATCCGTCCGCGAGGCTGACGTCGACCAGCACCAGGTCTAGCGCGGTGCCCAACCGGATGACGCTCGACGCATCCGCGACGCGATCGACCGTCGCGACGATCGTGTAGCCGGCATCGGTCAGGAAATGTTCCGTGTCGAACGCGACGAGGGGCTCGTCCTCGACGACCAACAGCTTGACGATCCTGCGCTTTTTCTTCCCGAACAGCATCACCCGCTCCCCTCGGGCAGATTGTTACGCCCGCGCGACATAACGCGCACGTTCCGCTTCGGTCGCAAATATTTTCGCAACCTTTTGATCCTGCGGCTATGGACGGCGAATGGCCCCCAATTCCGTAAAAGACGCCGCCGCCAAGGGCGATCGTATCGCCAAGCTCCTCGCCCGCGCAGGCATCGCATCACGGCGCGAAGTCGAACGCATGATCGCGGAAGGGCGCGTTGCGCTGGATGGCGCAGTGGTGGACACGCCGGCGACGATCCTGTCGTCGCTGCGCGGCGTGACGGTCGACGGCAATCCCGTCGCCGCGCCGGAGCCGACGCGCCTGTTTTTGTTTCACAAGCCGACCGGCCTGCTCGTCACCGAACGCGATCCGAAGGGACGCGCGACGATCTACGACCGCCTGCCGCGCGACCTGCCACGGCTGGTGCCTGTCGGCCGGCTCGACCTCAACACCGAAGGCCTGCTGCTGCTGACCACGGACGGCGGCTTCAAGCGGCAGCTGGAGCTGCCCTCGACCGGGGTCGAGCGCACCTATCGCGTCCGCGCCTATGGCAACGTCACACAGGCGCAGCTGGAGGATCTGGCGGACGGGATCGAGATCGAGGGGATCCGCTACGGCTCGATCGACGCCAACATCGAACGTCGCACCGGCGCGAACGTGTGGATCGAGATGACGCTGACCGAGGGCAAGAACCGCGAGGTGCGCCGGGTGCTCGAACATCTGGGGCTGCAGGTCGGCCGCCTGATCCGCACGCGCTACGGGCCGTTCCTGCTCGGCGACCTGCCGACCGGCGAGATCGGCGAAGTGAAGCAGCATGAGCTCGTCGCCTTCCGCCGCACGCTGAAGGGCGGCGCGCCCGAAGAAATCGCCACGGACGCCCCGCGCCCCGGCTTCCGCACCGCGCCCACCGTCGATCGCACGGCCCGCGCCCGCAGTCGCACCGGCAGCGCCGAGCCGCAGCGCCCGGCGCGCGCCGCCAGGGTCGAGCGGACGGGCGGCGACCATCCCCGGGTCGTTCGCCCGCTACGCCCCGGCGACAGCCCGGACCGAACGCCGCGCGGCCTTCGCGCGGGCGAGGCGCCACGCCCCGCGCGCACGCCGCGCACCGATCGCGCGGATGGCGATCGTTCGCGCGCCGTCCGCCCCCAGCGCGCGAACGGCGCCGGCGAGCGCACGCAACGAAACACGGATGCGCCGCGCGGCGATCGCGCGGAGCGGACATCCGCCGATTCGGGCCGTACCGCCCCGCGCGGCCAACGGCGCGATGGCGATGCGGCACGTCCGCCCCGCAACGCGCACCCGTCCGACGCTGCACGCCCGGAGCGCTCGCCCCGCCCGGCATCCGACAGCAGCCGCAGCCCACGATCTGGCGGCGGCGCGCGTGCTCCGCGCCCGGGCAGCGGCGGCGGCAGCGGGCCCGGCCGTCCCGGCCGCGGCGGCGGTCGTCCGCCGCGCGGAGGCCGCGCATGAGGGTCATCGCCGGTCAATGGCGCGGCCGCCCGCTGGTCGCGCCCAAAGGCGACGCCACCCGCCCGACCGCCGATCGCACGCGCGAGGCGTTGTTCTCGAT
This portion of the Sphingomonas sp. FARSPH genome encodes:
- a CDS encoding response regulator; this encodes MLFGKKKRRIVKLLVVEDEPLVAFDTEHFLTDAGYTIVATVDRVADASSVIRLGTALDLVLVDVSLADGSGIDVARAAREAGVPVLFVTGNCPVEAIDFAAGCLPKPYAQRDLLGALDVLDAHLSGRRVRKMPSGLRLFAAAQATS
- the accD gene encoding acetyl-CoA carboxylase, carboxyltransferase subunit beta, with the protein product MSWITSVRNALSRVTTRETSEENLWHKCKGCGQMIFTKELEENLSVCPRCDHHERIGPKERFRHILDEGSCSELPAPKVPEDPLKFRDSKPYAARLKAARASAQEQDALINARGTIHGHRVVMGVQDFAFMGGSMGLAVGEAFVRGVEAAIADNAPYLIFTAAGGARMQEGILSLMQMPRSTVAIQMLHDAGLPYIVVLTDPTTGGVTASYAMLGDVQIAEPNALIGFAGARVIESTIREKLPEGFQRAEYLLDHGMLDMVVHRRDLRERLATVIGYLTPSARAA
- a CDS encoding pseudouridine synthase encodes the protein MAPNSVKDAAAKGDRIAKLLARAGIASRREVERMIAEGRVALDGAVVDTPATILSSLRGVTVDGNPVAAPEPTRLFLFHKPTGLLVTERDPKGRATIYDRLPRDLPRLVPVGRLDLNTEGLLLLTTDGGFKRQLELPSTGVERTYRVRAYGNVTQAQLEDLADGIEIEGIRYGSIDANIERRTGANVWIEMTLTEGKNREVRRVLEHLGLQVGRLIRTRYGPFLLGDLPTGEIGEVKQHELVAFRRTLKGGAPEEIATDAPRPGFRTAPTVDRTARARSRTGSAEPQRPARAARVERTGGDHPRVVRPLRPGDSPDRTPRGLRAGEAPRPARTPRTDRADGDRSRAVRPQRANGAGERTQRNTDAPRGDRAERTSADSGRTAPRGQRRDGDAARPPRNAHPSDAARPERSPRPASDSSRSPRSGGGARAPRPGSGGGSGPGRPGRGGGRPPRGGRA
- a CDS encoding bifunctional folylpolyglutamate synthase/dihydrofolate synthase, which gives rise to MPDHATSNDPAVQAQLDRLSLLSPGADVLGLDRIARLLARLGDPHRAMPPVFHVAGTNGKGSTCAFLRAAIEATGCDVHVFSSPHLVHFNERIRVAGRLIDDASLAALLAEVLDHAEGIAPSFFEVTTAAAFLAFARTPAAATIVEVGLGGRLDATNVVDRPAVTGIAALGLDHQAFLGDRLTDIATEKAGIAKSGVPIITMNYPRAARDRVAAVAEAAGAPVFARNRQWWSESGRTTMRYRDAGFALSAPRPRLVGPHQSHNFALAIAMLRHQAAVHVPEAAMRAAAQWAQWPARMQRMGKGPLRDRLSPGSELWLDGAHNPSAAQPVARALRSLAKGRPVVLVVGMLANKDAEGVLRLLAPTLSRAIAVPVEGHDSHAPAQLASLAEDFGVAASVAPDLASALELVAGDAVVLIAGSLYLAGEALHLNDEAPD
- a CDS encoding DUF6628 family protein — protein: MTAAATTLTPLPYAIPVCPNARIALFAVRRMGAHGLADARAAHILFTSFGEGFRRPLMLLRALMADLAATAGETIAIAPCCCARMTAAERALITVLARVETLPDSARYLLGDLLAVRRVDGALASAAAVAASFADEGRPICA
- a CDS encoding AmpG family muropeptide MFS transporter, whose product is MDDTRQRTWWDGVRPYAERAPIAAFLLGISSGFPYAMIGATLTTRLAQDGIDKKTVTAFSLAFLVYNLKFLWAWIVDGVRLPVLGRLGQRVSWLIVAGMLVIAAVVHLALVDPKADIAAAALAAILVGAAGATFDIVIDAYRIEILEPRQLGVGSGMSQYGWRIGSAGAGAIALVVADRMGWSAAYMACAALALPAMVTGLWLGEPPRHREPQEKRGLGEAVRAVWGPFVQFFARPGAILVLAFILIHKVGDTLANLTFRLLFADLKFTGDEIAFYDVFIGFLAYLVGIFIGGILYARMGMKRSVLLALVLMAVSNLSFAGLAAAGHSNLGMAGAIGFENIASGFGGVVVIAYFSALCDLRFTAAQFALISAAASILGRIVTGTTAGALIEAMGYVNFYLLTTLAALPGVALFWWMSRSGLVDRSIGSAGTAGEGDVR